In Hoplias malabaricus isolate fHopMal1 chromosome 6, fHopMal1.hap1, whole genome shotgun sequence, a single window of DNA contains:
- the sdc2 gene encoding syndecan-2, protein MRNIWMILTLGLTAFLSGERIVVSAAKSLTSDDLYLEDTGSAGYPEDDDDFSSGSGSGAGEDVEEVVTKNTLFIAPKAEPTQDTTKDFTPRVETSTLRDIPREMPRKPVRTEPPVPVTEDLRRNPLTSTTSSPRSPVEPFEVRSENLFQRTEVLAAVIAGGVIGFLFAIFLILLLVYRMRKKDEGSYDLGERKPSGAAYQKAPTKEFYA, encoded by the exons ATAGTGGTCTCAGCAGCAAAGTCTCTGACCTCTGATGACCTTTACCTGGAGGATACGGGTTCTGCTGGATATCCCGAAGATGACGATGACTTCAGCTCTGGATCTGGATCAG GTGCTGGAGAGGATGTGGAAGAGGTGGTCACAAAGAACACACTCTTCATAGCCCCCAAAGCAGAGCCAACACAGGACACCACCAAAGACTTCACACCCAGAGTAGAGACCTCCACATTACGAGATATCCCAAGGGAAATGCCTAGGAAGCCTGTCCGGACAGAG CCCCCAGTTCCAGTTACAGAGGACCTACGCAGGAATCCTCTGACCAGCACCACAAGCTCCCCTCGCTCCCCTGTGGAGCCCTTTGAGGTGCGCTCTGAAAATCTCTTCCAGAGGACAGAGGTTCTGGCAG CTGTCATTGCAGGCGGAGTTATTGGCTTCCTCTTTGCCatcttcctcatcctccttTTGGTCTACCGCATGAGGAAGAAGGATGAAGGGAGCTATGATCTCGGAGAAAGGAAACCCTCTGGAGCAGCCTATCAGAAGGCTCCCACCAAGGAGTTTTATGCATAG